The genomic region CTGCCGTGCCTGCCGCGTCGCGGTGCGGACGCCTTCGGCGAAGGGCTCGCCATGGCCGGGCAGCAGCAGGTCCGCGTCCGCCGTCAGTTCGTCGAGGCGGTCGAGGGCGGTGAGTGCGGCCCGGCTGTCGTGGGTGAAGCAGCGGCTCACGATCGTGGGTCCGGTGTGGTCGGAGAAGCCGTCGGCGGTGACCAGGGCGTCGCCGGTGAAGAGCAGCCCGCGGTCGGGGAAGGCGTACGCGGCGCTGCCGGGTGTGTGGCCGGGCAGGACGACGGCCCGCGGGGCGCCGGGGACGTCCTTCAGCACCTGGTCGGCGCCGAAGACCCGCGCACCCCGCACCGCGGGTGCGGTGAAGGCGCCGGAGCGGGCCAGCCCGAGGGGGAGGGCGAGCGCGGAGGGCCTGCGCAGCAGATACGGGAGCATCGAACGCTCCGGCTTGGCGTGCCGCATCGCGCTGCGCGGGCCGTCGCGCAGGATGGCGGCGTCCCGCTCGTGGATCCAGAGGTCGGCGCCGGCTTCCTGGAGGGAGTGGGCCAGCCCGGTGTGGTCGGGGTGGCCATGCGTCAGGAGTACGGCACGGACATCGGCCAGGGAGCGGCCGAGGCCGGTCAGCAGCGTGCGCAGCTGCTTCAGATGGGCGGGCGTTCCCGCGTCGACCAGGACGAGACCGTCGGGGTCCTCGATCAGGTAGAAGTTGACGCCATGATCGCCGAGGCGGTGAACGCCGGGGGCGACCTGCGTGGGCGCGGGACGGGACATACGAGCCTCCGGCGACCGAACAGTATTCGATACAGTCGACTGTAACAGAATTGGAGGGTGTGCCGATGGCAGCCGGAACGCCACGTCGGTCCTACAACTCCGAGGGCCGGCGCGAGGCCGCGCGCCGCAACCGCGCGGCGGTGCTGGAGGCATGCCGCGAGCTGCTCTTCCGGGAGGGCTACCACGCCACGACCGTGCGTGCGGTGGCCGAGCGGGCGGGTGTCTCCGCCGAGACGGTGTACAAGTCGTTCGGCGGCAAGCCGGGCATGGTCAAGGCCCTGTGGGACATCACGCTGGCCGGGGACGACGAACCGGTTCCGATGGGGGACCGCCCCCAGGTGCGGGAGATCCTGGGGACAAGGGAGTTGGGCGCCAAGCTCCGGCTCTACGCCGCGTACGTGCGCGGCATCCATGAACGGGTCACCCCGCTGTTCGCCCTGCTGACCCAGGCCGGGCCGGACGTCGGAGAGGTCCTGGAGACCGCCGAGCGGGAACGGCTGACCGGCGTCACCGCGTTCGTCACGCACCTCGACGAGTCCGGCGCGCTCGGCCCGGAGGCGGATCCGGCCCACCTGATGGACGCCGTCTGGGCCCTGGCCGGTCCCCAGTTGTACACGCAGCTCACTGCGGGACGGGGCTGGTCGGCCGACACGTACGAGAAGTGGCTGGCCGACATGCTGACGGCCATGCTCGTGCCCCCTCCGCCCCAGCCGCCCCAGCCGCACCAGCCGCTCCGGACGCGGTGAGCGCCCACCGCATCTGCCGCGACGACGAGATGGCAAGCGGGGCCGTTCACTTGGCAAGAAGGGACGGGCGGATTGGAAGCATCCGCCAGGCGTATCAGGTCTGTGCCGCGCCCGTGGTGTGCGCGGGCACGGGGTCCGGCAGTGGCTGTTCGGTCCATATGCACTTGCCGTCGAGCGTGTAGCGGACGCCCCAGCGCTGGCTGAGCGCGGCGACCAGTTGCAGTCCGCGCCCGCCTTCGTCGGTGTCCCGGGCGCGGCGCATGCGGGGAGTGGTGAGGCTGCCGTCGGAGACCTCGCAGATGAGGCTGCGGCTGCGGACCAGGCGCAGTCGCAGGGGTCCCCTGGCGTGGCGCACCACGTTTCCCACCAGCTCGCTGGCGAGCAGTTCCGTCGTCGTCACCAACTCGTCGAGCTGCCATTCGGCGAGTCGGCGACGGATGTGGGAGCGGGCCTGGCCGGCCGCGACCGGATCCTCCGGGAGCGTCCAGACGCTCATGTCCTCGGGGCGCAGAGCGCGGACCCGGGCGACGAGCACGGCCGCGTCGTCGCCGGTCTGCTCGCCCTCCGGCAGCAGGGCCGCGGTGAGCGAGGCGCACAGCCGGTCCAGGCGGCCGGCCTCGTCCGTCTGCTCCTGCTCCCGCTCGTCCGGCCGCGGCCACGGTCCGGTGGCGGGGGTCGGGGGCGCGGTGTCCGCCGTAGTGGTGAGGGCGGTGGTCAGCTGCACGATGCCGGTGTCGATGTCGCGGCGGGCGGACTCGACGAACCCGTCGGTGTAGAGCACCAGGAGGCTCCCCTCGGGCAGCACCAGTTCGGTGGTCTCGAAGGGGGGTGTGGCCGCGCCGAGGGGCGGGTCGGCCGCCAGGTCGAGGAGACGGACCGTGCCGTCGGGGCTGACGAGGACCGGTGGCGGGTGTCCCGCGCTGGAGACGGCGCAGCTGCCGGTGGCCGGGTCGTACACGGCGTACAGGCAGGTGGCGTAGAAGTCGTCGCCGAGATCGCTGACCAGGTCGTTGAGGTGCGAGAACAACTCGTCGGGGGGCAGTTCGAGGCCGGCGAGGGTGTGTACGGCGGTACGCAGCCGCCCCATGGTGGCCGCCTCGGAGAGGCCGTGGCCCATGACGTCGCCGATCACCAGCGCGACCCGGTCGCCGGACAGCGGGATGACGTCGTACCAGTCGCCGCCGAGCATGCCCTCGCTGGCCGGGAGGTAACGGGCGGCGGTGGTGACGGTGGGCAGCAACGGCAGGGCGCGCGGCAGCAGACCGCGCTGCAACTCCTGCGCGCGGTGGTGCTCGGCGTCGTACAGCCGGGCCCGCTCCAGGGTCTGCGCGATCAGTCCGCTCAGCGCGATCAGCAGTCCGCGCTCGTCGTCCGCGAGGCGGCGGGGCCGGTCGAAGGAGATGACGCAACCGCCCACGACGCGCCCGGAGACCATCAGCGGGAGGAAGGCCCAGGAGTGTTTTCCGCCGAGGGCGGCGAAGGCGGCCAGCCCGGGATAGCGGGCCTCCAGTTCCTGCGGCGAGTCGACGAACCGCGGTACGCCGTCGCGCATCGCCTGGTCGAGCGGGTTGTTCTCGGGCCCGTCGGGGAGCCGGTCGATGTACGAGCGGGGGTAGCCGACGGACTGGAGCGTCCAGTCGCCGCCGGGGCCGGCCGCGTGCACGATCAGCCCCGTGGCCCCGACGAGCGGCAGCAACCGCTCCGCCACGGCGTTGATCACGTCCTGCACGGTGAGCGCCTCGGCGAGTGCCCTCGTCAGGCCCCCGATACGGGAGGTGCGCTCGGCGGCGGCGCGCTCCTCGGCGGCCCGTCTGGCCTGTATCTCCCGCTGCTCGGTGACATCGGTCAGATAGACCGTCAGCCCGTCGGGCACCGGGATGATCCGCAGGTGGTACGAGCGCCCGTCGGTCGGCGACCTCACGTCGATACCGGTGGCGACGCGGTCCGCCATGGCACTGCGGCACCGTGACGCGAGGGCGGGCACGGCGACCGCGGGCAGTTCCCAGAGCACGCGGCCGATGAGGTCGTCCGAGGGACCGACAAGCTGCTGGGCCCGCCCGTTGACGTACATGATCCGTCCGTCGGAGTCGACGGCGAGGAAACCGTCGCTCATGTGCTGCAGGGCACGGCCGACCGAGTCCATGGCCGCGCGCGTCTCGCTGGTCTCCCACAGCCGGCCCACCATACGGGCCGGACGGCCGTCGTCCCCGTTCACGATCCGGCCCCTGGCCTCCACCCACCCGACGGTGCCGTCGGGCCGGAGCACCCGGTGCCTGACGCCGTACTCCCCGCCCTTGCGCAGCGACTGCTCCGCCTGGGTCACCACGGCCGGCAGATCCTCGGGATGGACCAGTGCGCGCCAGGTCTCGATCCGTCCGTCGAAGTGGTCCGGGGGGATGCCGAGCACGAGCGCCATCTCCTCGTCCCAGAGGATGTCGCCGGTACGGATGTTCCAGTCCCACGCGCCGACCCGTACGGCCTCCCGTGCCGCGCGGAGGGGTGACGCGGCGGGCCGGGCCGCGGAGCCGGAATCCACCAGGTCGGCGACCAGGCCGGCGATCCACCGCGCGGCCACTTCGAGAAGGCCTCGCTCCGCGTCGGTGGGCGGCCCGGGCCGGCTGGTCACGACGGACAGCACCCCGAGGGTGTCCTCCTCGTGACACAGCGGAACGGCCGCGACGCCGGTGTACGGGGCGGTGTACGGACCGGTGTCCGTACCGGTGCGCGGGCCCGTGTACGGGGTGGAGGTCCGGTCGGGGGACGCCGGCAGCCACACCACCGCGCGCTCTCGGATCGCCTGGGCGGTGGCCGCCTCGGTCAGGGCGTCGACCTCCTGTCGGCCGAGGCTGAGGCCTTCCGGGTTTCCGCTGGTCAGCGCGGGGTGCAGGCGAAGACTGCCGTCGGGGCCCCCGGGGCCGTCGAAGAGGTACACCATGCCGATCGGGGCGCCGACAGCGGTCACCGTCTGCCGCAGCGCCGAGCTCAGCGTAGAGTTTTCTGACGTTTCGCCCACTTTCATATCCTCCCACCGGACGGGCGACGCGGCGGTGGGTTCACCCCCTCACGGGCTGCGCGCCGGGCCGGTGGGCCCGGCCGCTCCCCGACTGCACGGCCGACACGATCGTCCGTACAGCCGACACGGTCGTCCGCCCGCGGCACAGCCGACGGCCGTCCGTCGACGGCGGGCCGCTGCCGCCCGGCCGCCGCGGCCACCCACAGCTGCCACCCGGGCCGGGCCTCTCGGCGACGCCCGCCCGGGTCACCGAGAGGCCCGGCTGGGCGACACCCACCCGGGTCGCCGCCCGCGTTCCTCCGCCGGTACCGGGAGAGCTGTGCGCCACCGGGGCCTGCGGGCCTGCGCCGGGCTGCCGGACCTCAGCCGACCGCGGCGAAGAACCGTTCCAGGCGCGGTTCGCCGGACTTGTCGAAGACCGTCTCCGGCGGGCCCTGGACAAGAACGCGGCCCTGGTCCATGAAGACCACCCAGTCCGCGACCTCGCGCGCGAAGCGCATCTCGTGGGTGACGACGACCATGGTCGTACCCTCGGCGGCGAGTTCGCCCATCACCGACAGGACCTCGCCCACGAGCTCGGGGTCGAGGGCGGAGGTCGGTTCGTCGAAGAGCAGCACGCTGGGGTCCATCGCCAGGGCGCGGGCGATGGCCACGCGCTGCTGCTGGCCCCCGGAGAGCTGGTGGGGGTACTTGTGGGCGTGGGCGTCCATGCCCACCTTGCGGAGCAGTTCGCGCGCCCGCACCTCGGCGGCCAACCGGCTGCGGTACTGCCGCTGCTGGAGCGGGGCGAGGGTGATGTTCTGCAGGGCGGTTCTGTGCGGGAAGAGATTGAACCGCTGGAAGACCATGCCGACGCGACGGCGCTGGGCGGCGAGTTCACGGTCCCGGCCGCCCATGGGCAGCCCGTCGATCTCCACACTGCCGTGGTCGGGCTGTTCCAGGTGGTTGAGGGTGCGTACGAGGGTGGTCTTGCCCGAGCCGGAGGGGCCGATGACGGCCACCACCTCGCCGCGGTGCACATCGAGGTCCACCCCGTCCAGGACGGACACCGGGCCGAACGACTTCCGCAGGCCCCGGGCGCGTACGACCGCCTCGCCCTCGTGCGCGGTGCGGGCACGGGTCCGCCGCACCGGTTCGGCGGGGACCCCGTCCTCCGGGGCGTCGTCGATGGGTGCCGCGGCCTTCGTACGGCGCTTACGGACGTCGAGGCGGCGTTCGGCCAGGGCGCGGAGCCGGTCGAAGAGGGTGACCAGCATGACGTAGTAGACCGCGACGGCCAGCAGGGTCTCCAGGACCAGGAAGTTCTGGGTGTAGAGGCGCTGGCCGACCAGCAGCAGCTCGGCCAGGGAGATGGAGCTGACCAGCGAGGTCAGTTTGAGGATGCTGATGAACTCGTTGCCCAGCGTGGGAAGCGCGACCCGGAACGCCTGCGGCACCACCACATGCCGCTGCACCCCCGCGTACGGGATGCCCAGCGCCTGCGCGGCCTCGCCCTGGTCCTTGCTCACGGACAGCAGGCCGCCGCGGTGGATCTCGGCGATGTACGCGGTCTCACTGAGCACGAGCGCGACCAGGCCCGCGGCGAAGGGGCTCGACAGCAGGGGCCTGAGGCCGGGGAAGAGCTGCGGCGAGTTGTAGACGAAGATCAGCAGCACCAGCAGCGGCAGACTGCGGAAGAACCAGACGTACGCGGAGGCCAGCAGCCGCAGCGGACGCAGCCGGGACTGCTGGGCGAGGGCGACGAGCAGGCCGAGCGCGGTGGAGATCACCCAGGCGGAGACGGCGAGTTCGACGACGAGCAGCGCCGCCCGCCACAGGTCGGCATCGGCGAACAGACCGATGGTGTAGTGCCAGTCGAAGCTGCCCATCATCCATCAACTCCCTTCGGCGCGGCCGAGGTTGTACTTCTTCAGCAGCTCGGTGTAGGTACCGTTCTTCGTGAGCTCGTCCAGCGCGGTGGTGAGGGTCTTCTTCAGGGCGGTGTTGCCCCGCTTGACCGCCAGCCCGGACTGGACGGGATAGATCAGGGACTTGCTGGAGATGGTGAGCCGCCCGTTCGTCTTGTCGGCGGCTGCCTTCGCCACGGCACCGTCGGTGACCTGGGCGTCGACCTGGCCGGACAGCAGCGCCTGGGTGCCTTCGGGATCGGTGCCGAACTCCCGTACGTCGACGGCCTTTTCGCCCTCGTCCGTGCACTGCTTGCTCGCCTCGTCGCGCAGCTTCTGGACGATCTGGCCGCCCTTGATCACCGCGACGGACTTTCCGCACAGGTCGGTGACCACGGCCGGCCGGTCGCCGCCCGAGGTCTGCACGACGATCGAGTTGCCGGTGGTGAAGTACGGGATGAAGTCGACCTGCTTCTTGCGCTCGTCGGTGATGTAGAGGTCGGAGGCGATCACGTCGAAGTGACCGGTGCCGAGCCCTGCGATGAGCTGCTCGAAACGCGTGTCGACGAAGGTCGTCTTCAGCCCGGAGGCCCCGGCCAGGGCACGGGAGATGTCCGGGTCGAAGCCCGCCGGGGTCTTGCCGTCCAGATAGGCGTACGGGGGATACGTCAGGTCCGATCCCACGGTCAGGGTGCCGGCGGTCATGGTGCCCGAGCCGCCCGAAGCGCCCGAACCGCCCGCCTCGCCGGTCGAGGAGGAACCGCTCGAACAGCCGGACAGGGCGAGGAGCGCGGCGGCGGCCCCGAGGGCCGTGGCGGAGCGGACCGATGTGGAGTGCATGAGGGGGCCTCTCGACCGGGAGACTGGAACTGATCCTGAAACTGTTGAACAATCTGGCTGCTGATGATGGTGACGGGTTGGTGTTTCAGTCAAGTAAAAGGTCGAAATTTCCTGGATGACGCACATGGAGCAGGTGGACCATGCCCCTGTTTTGTTCAACAGATCGTGCGTTAGGGTGGGGGCCATGTCGACTCTGAACGGCGCGGCTGAGACCGCGGGACGGCCCGTCCTGGTGACCGACGTGCTGCGCGAACGCATCGTCGAGGGAGAGCTGCCGCCCGGTACCCCGCTGCGGGACGTGGCGCTCTCCGCCGAGCTCGGGGTGTCCCGGAACACCCTGCGGGAGGCCCTGCGCACCCTGCACGACGAGGGCCTGGTGGTGCAGCGCCTGCACAAGGGCACAGCGGTGAAGACCCTGTCCGCCGAGGACGTGACGGACATCTACATCGCCCGCCGCACGCTCGAACTCAGCGCCGTCGACGCGAGCCCGCTCGCCCCGGAACCGCTGCTCGACGCGATGGAGGCCAAGGTCGCCGCCGCCGAACTCGCCGTCGACGTCGAGGCGTGGGACAAGGTGGGCACCGCGTCACTGCGCTTCCACCAGTCGCTGGTGGCCCTGCTGGGCAGCGCCCGCCTCGACGGCTTCTTCCGGGTGACGATCGCCCAACTGCGCCTGGCCTTCGCGGTGATGGCGGACCAGGGCGCCTTCCAGGCACCGTGGGTCGCCCGCGACCGCGAGATCTGCGACCTGATCCGCGGCGGCCGGCGCATGGACGCCACGGCCGCGCTGCGGCTCTACCTCGACGACTCCGAGCGGACGGTACTCGACGCCGTACGCGCCAACTCCCGTACGACCAACTCCCGTTCGGCAACGAAAACGGCAGCGACCAAGGCAACGGCAGCGACCAAGGCAACGGCAGCGACAACAGCAGTGACAACGGCAGCGAAGGGCAAGCGATGAACTCCCGCACAGCATCGGCGGCGAAGGCGGCGAAGGCGGCGACTCAGGCGACTGCGGTGACTGCGGTGACCGCGGCAACCGCGCAGTCCAAGGCGGCGCCCGCCTACCAGGCCACCCAGGGCGGCGCCCTCGACGTCGACCGCGCCTTTTACGACCGCTTCGCCGCCGCACGCCACGAGCTCGTGGACTCCTTCGAGATCCCGATCCGCTCGGGCCGCGCCTGGACCGTCCCGCAGGGGCACCTGTGCCGGATCGTCACCGTCGAGGGCCCCCAGGTCGGCGACTTCAACGTGTGGAACCTCCACGACCCGCGCGAGCGCATGTGGGCCGCCCGCACGCGCCAGTTGCAGCGCGCGCACATCTCCACGTACGACCGGATCTGGTCCACGCTCCCCTTCCTGCGCCCCCTGCTCACCGTCACCGCCGACACGCTCGCGGACTACGGTGTGGACGCCGACGGCGGACGTGTCCACGACCTGCTGGGCACCCGCTGCGACCCGTACGTCAACCGCATGCTCACCGGCGAGGACTTCGACTTCCACTGCCACTCGAACCTGGTCCGGGCCGTACTGCCGTACGGACTCACCGAGTTCGACGTCCACGACGTACTCAACGTCTTCCAGTGCACGGGCCTCAACGCCGACGACCAGTACTTCATGAAGGACTGCCCGGCGCGCGAGGGCGACTATTTCGAGTTCTTCGCCGAAACGGACCTGCTCTGCGCCCTGTCCACCTGCCCGGGCGGCGACCTCTCGGTCCCCCTGTGGGGCCCGGACGCCCGAGACCCCCTGGACGTCTGCCGCCCCCTGGGCATCGAGGTCTACCGCCCCGACCCCACCCTCCTGAACGACTGGACCCCACCCGCCAGGGCCGCCTACCGCAACCTCCATGGCATGGGCCGACCGGATTTCCTCAAGACCGTCGGCTGAAGCGCGTCTTCATCGCCGTCGTCGTGGCCTTCAGTCCTCGTGCGGGGTCTCCCCCTCCAGGAGTCGTTCACCGATGTCGTCGGCCCACGACTGTGCCCACCGACGCAGCTCAGTGATCGCTCGCTCGTCGAGCCCGTAGGCGGCAAACTCCGTGTCGTCGATCCAGTCGGCCCCGCCCAAGCGTGCTTGAAGCTCGTGCAGGTCGAAGGAGTCGCGGGCGTGGCGACGTCCAAGCTCTTCCAGCTCGATGTGGCTCCAGCGGTCCGCCGCGGCCAGTACGTCGATCAGATCCCTGGCGAGTCCCCGGTCGGCCAGTGCACGAACCTTGGTGCCGACGACATCTTCGAGGGACAGCACCAACCCGTGCTCGGTATGCACAGGGGGCCGCCAGAGTGTCTCCTTGAGGACATCGACCTCGCACTCCTCATGGCTGGCGGGATCGGTGACGATGAGCCGCGCCGACAGCGGATCCGTCTCCAGCGCTCTCACGCGCCACCCACGCTCTTCCAGGCCGGTACGCACGGCAGCGGCGATATCCTCCATGCGCTCCGGGTTCTCGGTCGCGACATCGAGATCCTGGCTGAGCCGGTCGACCAACCCATGTGCTTGGACCGCATAGCCACCGGTGAGCGCCAGAGGGTAGACACCGCCGACATCGAGGACATCCGCAAGCAAGCGACGGTGCAGGTCCGTGAGGTTCACGCAGCGGCCCGGGCTCCGTGAGCCAGCTCGTCGAAGGAGCTCTCCCACACCTCCCGGACATCACGGCTGACCAGCGTGCGCAGTGTGGGCCACAGGCTGACCAGAAGTTCGCGATGGAGATACCGGACCAGATCGTCGTGCAGACCCTCGGCCAGGACGATCCGGTAGTAGCTCATCCGTAGCCGGGGCTGATCGAGATCGAATGTGGTCAGCCCCGACCACGCCAGATGCAGCGGCAGGGTCACTGTGCCGTGCTGAGGGCCGACGAGCTCGGAGAGCGCGGCAGGTGCACGCCGAGCGAACTTCGCACGGCGAAGATCAGAGAGACCGGGCTGTGTTGCCATACGTCGATTATGGGCCACCAGGCCGACCTGATTCTGACCAATCCGCCATTCAACGCTCTCGGGGCCATGCCGAAGCCGCGTGAGGGCATCGACTGGCCGTATGGACCGCCTCCACCGGGTAGCCCTGCCTTCGCCTGGCTCCAGCACGTCCTGGTGTCGCTCAAGGGCGAGGGCCATGCAGCCGTGGTGATGCCGGTCAGCGCGGGCGCCTCCGCGGACAACCGGGACCGCGGCTTCGGTTCCTGGGACTGCGACTGGTCGAGCGACGACGGCAGCCGCGCGGTGGAGATCCAGTTCAGCCGGGACAACTCCCTGGACGCCGACGACGGAACGCCGGTGAACGTCGTCGGCACGAAGAGCTACTTCGTCGCGGACGAGGCCGAGGACGACAGCTGCACCGTACGGACTCCGCACCGCACCTACCGGAACTCGGTCGGCGACCCCACCACCGAACTCTTCCAGCTGACCGTGTACGCCCCGCAGCCGGACAGGCAACTGTGCGACACCGCAACGGAGTTCGCCGCCGTCGTCGTACGGAACATCGCGAAGCGACTGCCGGAGGCGTGACATGACCGAGCCGGGAATGGCACGGAGACGGCCGGGGGAGCGGGGGCCGGGGGACCGACGGCCGGGGGAGCGGGGGCCAGGGGAGCGGGGGCCAGGGGAGCGACGGCCGGGCGAGCGGGGAATGCCCGCTTCGGGCGGCGGCCGGTTCCTGCCCGCCACCCACGGGAGCCTCGCCCGGGGCGCGTCCGCGCCGCTGCCCGGCACCCTCTTCGCCCTCGCACTGACCGGAGGCATGACGCTGGGACCCGGGGACGGGCGCGAGGTCCTGTTCGGCCGCAACCGGCCCGAGGTGCACGTCTGCCTCGGCGAGGACGACCCCCAGCTCAGCCGCCACCAGGGCACGCTCACCCACCGGGACGGCCGCTGGTGGGTGAGCAACGCCGGGCGGCTGCCGATCCGGTGCGCCGGGGCCCGCCTGCTGTTCCGGGGCGAGGAGCCACTGGCGCTCGACATCGGCTACACCCCGCTGTTCGTGGGCGGTTCACGTGGCCGCGAGCACTTGTTGGAGGTCTTCGTCACCGGCCCCGAGGGCGAGCGGCCACTGCCGCGACACGGTGACGTCACCCGCCCGCCCCGGGTGTGGGTGCTGACCGAGCAGGAGAAGCTCGCCCTCGTCGTGCTGGGCCGGCGGTACCTGCTGCACGAGCCCCGGCCGCAGCCGCTGACCTGGAGACAGACCGCCGCCGAACTCGCCGAGTCGCAACCGCACGCGGGCTGGACGGACAAGCGCGTCGAGCACCTGGTCAACGGCGTCCGCACCCGGCTGTCCCGCGACGGAGTGCCCTGGCTGACCCGCGAGGAACTCGGCGAGCCCCTGGGCAACGCCCTCAACGACAACCTGATCCGCGCACTGCTGTCGTCGACCACGCTCGTACCGATGGACTTGGCCCTGATCGACGCCGCCTGACGCGTGCTCACGGTGCCTCGTGTCAGGTCTCGGGTGCCAGGTCTCGGGCGTCAGGTGTCAGGTCTCGGGTGTCAGGTGTCAGGTGTCATTTCCGCGTGGGGCGTCGAGTGGGCAACCAGGTGTCGATGACGGCTGCCAACTCGTCGCGGTCGGTGAAGACGTGTCCGTTCATACCCACGGCTTGCGCGGCGCGTACGTTCTCCTCGCGGTCGTCGACGAAGAGGAAGTCGGCCGGGGCGGCCCGCAGGGCGATGACGCAGTGATGGAAGGCTGCCGGGGCCGGCTTGGCCGCCTTGATCTTCCCGGAGAAGGCAACGTGGTCCAAGGTGTGCAGCCAGGGCTGTGCTGCGAGGAAGGCGTCCGCGTGGTCCGAGGGGATGTTGGACAGCAGGGCGACCTCGGTGACGGCGCGGAGGGACTGGGCGTAGGCGACCATCCGGTTGTCCACGCGCGACCAGCTGTCGATGTCGGTGAGGCGCAGTTCCTCGATCGTGTCGGCGTCGATGGACAGGGACGGGGACAGAGACAGGGACAGGGGCGGGGACGGGGACAGTGATCGCAGTACGGCGGTCCAGTACTCGGGCGCGG from Streptomyces sp. NBC_00878 harbors:
- a CDS encoding FHA domain-containing protein, which produces MPASGGGRFLPATHGSLARGASAPLPGTLFALALTGGMTLGPGDGREVLFGRNRPEVHVCLGEDDPQLSRHQGTLTHRDGRWWVSNAGRLPIRCAGARLLFRGEEPLALDIGYTPLFVGGSRGREHLLEVFVTGPEGERPLPRHGDVTRPPRVWVLTEQEKLALVVLGRRYLLHEPRPQPLTWRQTAAELAESQPHAGWTDKRVEHLVNGVRTRLSRDGVPWLTREELGEPLGNALNDNLIRALLSSTTLVPMDLALIDAA
- a CDS encoding HAD-IA family hydrolase, encoding MPTDRRIVLFDLFGVIARLQRPGALAQMAARCHAPTDAFTTAYWACRPPYDAGQQSAPEYWTAVLRSLSPSPPLSLSLSPSLSIDADTIEELRLTDIDSWSRVDNRMVAYAQSLRAVTEVALLSNIPSDHADAFLAAQPWLHTLDHVAFSGKIKAAKPAPAAFHHCVIALRAAPADFLFVDDREENVRAAQAVGMNGHVFTDRDELAAVIDTWLPTRRPTRK